One genomic segment of uncultured Desulfobacter sp. includes these proteins:
- the pyk gene encoding pyruvate kinase, whose amino-acid sequence MKRRKTKIVATISNLNCSVEFIETLYKAGMNVVRLNTAHMSHDDAMQVIENTRKVSDKIGILLDTKGPEIRTCDAKTPLSVVYGDFIRIKGEADGISKDDEICVSYPHFVDDVPVGSSILIDDGYIALKVTDKIDNHLICFVENDGVIYPRKSINIPSVHVKLPALSEKDKGFIAFAADQDLDFIAHSFVRNEDDVLAVQSILDEKKSPIKIIAKIENAQGVDNLREILRCAYGVMVARGDLAVEIPTEKIPLIQKDIVQTCIELRRPVIVATQMLHSMIQSPRPTRAEVSDVANACLDHADALMLSGETANGKYPEQAVQTMAKIAREVELKRSSFIDTPYSSRGNLTDYLAKAAVKSSLRLNTRGIVADSLSGKTILALAAYRGDSPIFAQVYDKRVMRMLSLSFGVLPDYIPLGPNPRESVTGAICRLIEDQNFNDDDLIIVLSGSFGPELGASFIEISHAKNFSDKCTLKQ is encoded by the coding sequence TTGAAAAGGCGTAAAACAAAAATTGTAGCGACCATATCCAACCTGAACTGTTCCGTGGAATTCATTGAAACGCTTTATAAGGCTGGAATGAACGTGGTGCGCTTGAATACGGCTCACATGAGCCATGATGATGCCATGCAAGTTATTGAAAATACCCGTAAGGTATCGGATAAGATCGGTATCCTTTTAGACACCAAGGGCCCTGAAATCAGAACCTGTGATGCCAAAACGCCTCTGTCCGTTGTTTATGGGGATTTTATCCGCATCAAAGGAGAGGCTGACGGGATTTCGAAAGATGATGAGATCTGCGTATCTTATCCCCATTTTGTCGATGATGTGCCGGTTGGTTCTTCCATTCTCATTGATGACGGATACATTGCCCTGAAAGTGACGGACAAAATAGATAACCATCTCATCTGTTTCGTGGAAAATGACGGGGTCATTTATCCCAGAAAAAGTATCAATATCCCATCGGTTCATGTTAAATTGCCGGCCTTGAGTGAAAAGGATAAGGGGTTTATTGCTTTTGCCGCAGACCAGGATCTTGATTTTATTGCGCACTCTTTTGTTCGTAATGAGGACGATGTCCTGGCTGTTCAAAGCATTCTTGATGAGAAGAAATCTCCAATCAAAATTATCGCTAAGATTGAAAATGCCCAGGGGGTGGATAATCTTCGGGAAATTTTGAGATGTGCCTATGGGGTGATGGTGGCCAGGGGCGATTTAGCCGTTGAAATCCCAACTGAAAAAATTCCGTTGATTCAAAAAGATATTGTCCAAACCTGTATTGAACTTAGACGTCCTGTGATTGTAGCCACCCAGATGCTGCATTCCATGATTCAATCACCACGGCCCACACGGGCGGAAGTGTCTGATGTGGCCAATGCCTGCCTGGATCATGCTGACGCCCTGATGCTGTCAGGTGAGACGGCCAATGGTAAATATCCTGAGCAAGCGGTGCAGACCATGGCCAAAATTGCCCGGGAGGTAGAGTTAAAAAGAAGCTCATTTATTGATACCCCCTATTCAAGTAGAGGCAATTTGACCGATTATCTTGCCAAGGCAGCAGTTAAGTCTTCCCTGCGTTTGAACACCAGGGGGATTGTGGCGGATTCACTTTCCGGGAAAACCATTCTGGCCTTGGCCGCCTACCGGGGGGACAGCCCGATTTTCGCCCAGGTTTACGATAAAAGAGTGATGCGCATGCTCTCCTTGTCCTTTGGGGTCTTGCCCGATTACATTCCCCTCGGACCAAATCCAAGGGAATCAGTTACAGGCGCCATCTGCCGTTTAATTGAAGATCAAAATTTTAACGATGACGACCTTATTATTGTGCTTTCCGGCAGTTTTGGGCCTGAACTTGGTGCCTCTTTTATTGAAATCAGCCATGCAAAAAATTTCAGTGACAAATGTACATTGAAACAGTAA
- a CDS encoding DHA2 family efflux MFS transporter permease subunit gives MNLPAGTDKSRIWIIGAALVALFLGALDALVMSAAMPTIISELGGLHLYAWTYTAYFLSRAVSLPVFGKLSDLYSTKGLFLFSIGLFLIASIAAGASPSMGFLVAARVFQGIGGGGIFALVYVVLSDISTPADRAKTLSFASLIWGVASLVGPTLGGFIVTWCSWRWVFFINIPLGIPSIIGITLFFKELRKKPAQSHIDFAGVTLLSGFILGFLTLIMVGGREFAWISSSMIIIGVVTCACGAGFYFAEKHAKDPILDFKFFRSPTFALGNSLVFCASFSIFALFAYAPLFLQGTLSQTPLQVGYAMLSLSLGWSLGSIIAGRKMHWIGQKRATFIGVILMVIGTGLTLGFSRTTTITHCFFTFQIVGLGMGFTTLSTLLIVQNSVKTKDLGVATSFHQFARTMGGTIGVGLCGGIVTERLISQLKTAGRQLPEPLIARLQESMAILFQKEFQAQVPEGMTIILQNAVLNSVSLTFVIVFVVSIIGVGLIPLLPRD, from the coding sequence ATGAATTTGCCGGCCGGCACCGATAAAAGCAGAATCTGGATCATTGGGGCTGCACTTGTAGCACTGTTTCTGGGTGCTTTGGATGCATTGGTCATGTCTGCAGCTATGCCGACCATTATTTCAGAACTGGGTGGGCTTCATCTTTATGCCTGGACATATACAGCCTATTTCTTATCAAGGGCGGTTTCGCTGCCTGTTTTTGGAAAGCTGTCCGATCTGTATTCCACAAAGGGCCTGTTCCTGTTCTCAATCGGGTTGTTTTTGATTGCATCGATTGCCGCAGGGGCATCTCCATCAATGGGGTTTTTGGTAGCAGCACGGGTTTTTCAGGGTATTGGGGGAGGTGGCATCTTTGCATTGGTCTATGTGGTTTTGTCAGATATTTCCACACCTGCCGATCGTGCGAAAACACTCTCTTTTGCCAGTTTAATCTGGGGTGTTGCAAGCCTGGTTGGTCCAACACTGGGCGGATTTATTGTTACCTGGTGTTCCTGGCGCTGGGTTTTCTTTATAAACATACCCCTTGGGATTCCGTCCATTATCGGCATTACCCTGTTTTTCAAAGAACTTCGTAAAAAACCAGCCCAATCACATATAGACTTTGCAGGTGTAACACTTTTGTCCGGATTTATCCTTGGATTTTTAACTTTGATTATGGTCGGTGGACGTGAATTTGCCTGGATTTCGTCTTCTATGATAATTATCGGGGTGGTGACATGTGCTTGTGGTGCCGGGTTTTACTTTGCTGAAAAACATGCGAAAGATCCTATCCTGGATTTTAAATTTTTCAGATCTCCAACATTTGCCCTGGGAAACAGTCTTGTGTTTTGTGCCAGTTTTTCTATTTTTGCATTGTTTGCCTACGCCCCTTTATTTCTCCAGGGCACACTTTCTCAAACGCCGCTTCAAGTCGGCTATGCAATGCTTTCCCTGAGTCTGGGATGGTCTTTGGGATCTATTATTGCCGGACGAAAAATGCACTGGATCGGACAGAAAAGAGCGACCTTTATCGGCGTGATCCTCATGGTAATTGGTACCGGACTGACATTGGGTTTTTCCCGCACAACCACCATAACCCATTGTTTCTTCACGTTCCAGATCGTTGGGTTGGGTATGGGGTTTACAACGCTATCCACACTGCTCATTGTCCAGAACAGTGTGAAAACCAAAGATCTGGGGGTGGCAACCTCTTTTCATCAATTTGCCCGGACCATGGGCGGAACAATCGGGGTTGGTTTGTGCGGCGGCATTGTAACGGAACGGCTCATCAGCCAGCTAAAGACTGCCGGCCGTCAGCTCCCGGAGCCGTTGATTGCCCGATTGCAGGAAAGTATGGCAATCCTTTTCCAAAAAGAATTCCAGGCGCAGGTCCCTGAAGGAATGACAATTATACTCCAGAATGCGGTTTTAAACAGTGTTTCTTTGACTTTTGTCATCGTATTTGTTGTTTCCATCATTGGTGTTGGACTTATACCGCTGCTTCCCCGGGATTGA
- a CDS encoding ADP-ribosylglycohydrolase family protein — MKSLKYFKGCLIGGAVGDALGASIEFMSFDQIKSSFGNEGLTDYSEAYGRIGSITDDTQMTLFTAEGLILSKVRQEYQGDAGIISAVYHALLRWLYTQETGLQEHLIKNYGTCSIIDGVLTGHKELFSLRAPGNSCLSALHSGNLGTIDNPINDSKGCGGVIRMAPVGLMYDDAEKAFRIGCECASLTHGHPTGYLASGAFASIISRLISGETLTTAIDDSISILKCNTNNEETLRVIDKARKLADKAASGPDIIAEIGEGWIAEEALGIGIYCSLVAGGDFKKGVLLAVNHSGDSDSTGSITGNILGALYGIHVIPENWILELELKSLIEETAVDLFDQIQ; from the coding sequence ATGAAATCGCTTAAATATTTTAAAGGATGCCTGATCGGTGGCGCTGTTGGGGATGCGTTAGGGGCATCAATCGAATTTATGTCTTTTGATCAGATCAAGTCTTCATTTGGGAATGAAGGATTGACGGATTATTCCGAAGCATACGGTCGGATAGGCAGCATTACAGATGATACCCAAATGACATTATTTACCGCTGAAGGGTTGATTCTATCCAAGGTCAGACAGGAATATCAGGGAGATGCAGGTATTATTTCGGCAGTATATCATGCGCTTTTAAGATGGTTATATACGCAAGAAACAGGTCTTCAAGAACATCTCATAAAAAATTATGGTACCTGCTCAATTATTGACGGGGTATTGACAGGGCATAAAGAGCTCTTTTCACTAAGAGCACCAGGAAACAGCTGCTTGTCTGCTTTGCACTCTGGTAACTTGGGTACAATTGACAATCCTATAAACGACAGTAAGGGATGCGGTGGGGTTATACGTATGGCTCCGGTGGGACTTATGTATGATGATGCAGAAAAGGCATTTCGAATAGGTTGTGAATGCGCTTCTCTGACACATGGCCATCCAACCGGATATTTGGCATCAGGAGCCTTTGCTTCGATCATTTCCAGATTAATCTCAGGGGAAACGCTTACCACTGCAATTGATGATTCAATTTCGATTTTAAAATGCAACACGAATAATGAAGAGACGTTAAGAGTAATTGATAAAGCACGCAAACTGGCGGATAAAGCAGCATCAGGACCTGATATCATAGCAGAAATTGGAGAAGGTTGGATCGCTGAGGAAGCACTTGGCATAGGTATTTATTGCTCACTGGTTGCTGGAGGTGATTTCAAAAAGGGGGTTTTGCTGGCAGTCAATCATTCTGGAGATAGTGATTCAACAGGGTCCATCACTGGTAATATCTTAGGAGCGCTTTATGGGATTCATGTCATCCCTGAAAATTGGATTCTGGAGCTTGAATTGAAAAGTCTGATTGAAGAAACTGCTGTCGATTTGTTTGATCAAATACAATGA
- the holA gene encoding DNA polymerase III subunit delta has product MTAAKNLVTYKALTGTLDALSKDDNLKAVLICGESFLVRKALDSLVPVLLKGESKQFGLDVMDGKTTPVGEIAEQAGTFSFLGTRKVIAVKNAPLFLLKASAGEISYSEKDLQILIRLVEDGIPDNHVLIFTTGAPDRRKKIYKLILEHGLVVDCSVATGARKADIEEQQAVLRDISRQMLSETGKQMAPDAFAALVDQTGFNPELFSNAIEKLLTYTGGRNQISVADIGAVVHKDKKDPIFTLTNAVMDRDASKALTFLSGLFSDGFHPLQILKTLENQVRKLLAIKCFTTGLNTGRAGGPPLKHMQFNAFKQMLLPAIIDWDANTLKTDEENINRFIVGDDKNKKKSAKLPANDLLLAPNPRNPYPIFQNFLKSENFALEELTHALSALADLDYRIKTSGVDAATGLENFIMALCRRSY; this is encoded by the coding sequence ATGACAGCCGCTAAAAATCTGGTCACATACAAAGCGCTTACCGGCACGCTTGATGCGCTGTCAAAGGACGATAATCTCAAAGCCGTGCTGATCTGCGGGGAATCCTTTCTGGTACGCAAGGCTTTGGATAGCCTTGTTCCGGTACTGCTTAAAGGAGAGTCAAAACAGTTCGGCCTTGATGTCATGGACGGGAAAACCACACCAGTGGGTGAGATCGCCGAACAGGCCGGTACGTTTTCTTTTCTTGGAACCAGAAAAGTCATTGCCGTAAAAAATGCACCGCTTTTTTTATTAAAAGCGTCCGCCGGTGAGATCAGCTACAGTGAAAAGGATCTTCAGATTTTGATCCGCCTTGTTGAAGACGGCATTCCTGACAATCATGTGCTTATTTTTACCACGGGTGCGCCGGACCGTAGAAAAAAGATATACAAGCTCATCCTTGAACACGGGCTGGTGGTGGACTGCAGTGTTGCCACAGGCGCCAGGAAAGCCGACATCGAAGAACAGCAAGCTGTGTTGCGGGATATCAGCCGGCAGATGTTGTCGGAAACAGGGAAACAGATGGCCCCGGATGCGTTTGCGGCGCTTGTGGACCAGACAGGATTTAATCCGGAGTTATTTTCAAATGCAATTGAAAAACTTTTGACATATACCGGGGGCAGAAACCAAATATCTGTGGCCGATATTGGCGCTGTGGTGCATAAAGATAAAAAGGACCCCATATTTACCCTGACCAATGCGGTGATGGATCGGGATGCCTCTAAAGCACTTACCTTTTTATCGGGTTTGTTTTCCGACGGGTTTCACCCCTTACAAATTTTAAAAACCCTTGAAAACCAGGTCAGAAAACTTTTAGCCATCAAGTGTTTCACAACGGGTCTGAATACGGGCAGGGCAGGAGGGCCACCTTTAAAACATATGCAGTTCAATGCGTTCAAGCAAATGCTTTTACCTGCAATTATTGACTGGGATGCAAACACCTTGAAAACGGACGAAGAAAACATAAACCGTTTCATAGTTGGGGACGATAAAAATAAAAAAAAGTCTGCCAAACTGCCGGCCAATGACCTTTTGCTGGCACCCAATCCCAGAAATCCTTATCCTATATTTCAAAATTTTTTAAAATCTGAAAATTTTGCCTTGGAAGAACTGACACACGCACTGTCTGCTCTTGCCGACCTTGATTATCGTATTAAAACATCCGGGGTTGATGCTGCCACAGGACTTGAAAATTTTATTATGGCCTTGTGCCGCAGGTCCTATTGA
- the lgt gene encoding prolipoprotein diacylglyceryl transferase codes for MHPILLQAGGLKLYTYGLFVALGFIIAIWFTKRNAKFYGVPDQMVSDLFFTILISALAGARILYVLINIDAYRDNFLDIFKIWNGGLVFFGGFIGGALGAIIFLRIKKMDIWKTADVISPGLALGHSVGRFGCLFAGCCYGKSCSLPIALTFTNPDSLAPLNIPLHPTQLYMIASNLVLFLILLAIQRRKRFNGMVFLSYIMLYSVFRSIIEFFRGDFRGNFFFDFLSLSQGIGLLVSCIALIFMIIKLRSRHDSR; via the coding sequence ATGCATCCGATTCTTCTTCAGGCCGGTGGTCTGAAGCTTTATACTTATGGTTTATTCGTGGCTTTAGGCTTTATTATTGCCATCTGGTTTACAAAACGAAATGCAAAATTTTATGGTGTTCCGGATCAGATGGTGTCAGATCTTTTTTTCACCATTTTAATCAGCGCCCTTGCCGGCGCCCGTATCCTTTATGTGCTGATTAATATAGACGCTTACAGGGACAACTTTCTTGATATCTTTAAAATCTGGAACGGCGGCCTGGTTTTTTTCGGGGGCTTTATCGGCGGTGCCCTTGGGGCCATTATATTTTTACGCATCAAAAAAATGGATATCTGGAAAACCGCAGATGTTATATCTCCCGGCCTTGCTTTAGGACATTCCGTGGGCCGTTTCGGCTGCCTTTTCGCCGGATGCTGTTACGGCAAATCCTGTTCATTGCCCATTGCCCTGACCTTTACCAACCCGGACAGCTTAGCCCCCCTGAATATACCTTTGCACCCCACCCAGCTGTATATGATTGCCTCCAACTTAGTTCTTTTTCTGATTCTTCTGGCCATACAGCGGCGCAAACGCTTCAACGGCATGGTTTTTTTAAGCTATATCATGCTCTATTCCGTGTTCCGGTCCATTATTGAATTTTTCAGGGGGGATTTCAGGGGGAACTTCTTTTTTGATTTTTTGTCACTGTCCCAGGGCATCGGGTTGCTGGTCTCCTGTATCGCCTTGATATTCATGATCATCAAACTAAGATCCCGGCATGACAGCCGCTAA
- the lspA gene encoding signal peptidase II, which produces MAGFLTPMRRLALVSICVLLLDQITKWLIVKHLPLYAHITVIDHFFNITHILNPGGAFGFFAEQSPGIRKFIFLFLSSGVALFVLWLYRKTAESHIFLSYGLALIFGGAIGNLIDRFRFGKVVDFLDFYVGTLHWPAFNIADSAISIGMGILIYHVIFNKLPEI; this is translated from the coding sequence ATGGCCGGTTTTTTGACACCCATGCGGCGGCTTGCCCTGGTGAGTATCTGCGTTCTTTTACTGGACCAGATCACCAAATGGCTTATTGTAAAACATTTGCCGTTGTACGCTCATATTACGGTGATTGATCATTTTTTTAACATCACCCATATACTTAATCCCGGGGGGGCGTTCGGTTTTTTTGCCGAACAGTCCCCCGGGATCAGAAAATTCATTTTTTTATTTTTATCCTCCGGGGTTGCTCTGTTCGTACTCTGGCTCTACCGGAAAACAGCCGAGTCCCACATTTTTTTATCCTATGGTCTGGCCCTGATCTTCGGTGGGGCTATAGGAAATCTGATTGATCGATTCCGGTTTGGAAAAGTGGTTGATTTCCTGGATTTTTATGTCGGCACCCTTCATTGGCCGGCGTTTAATATTGCAGATTCAGCCATTTCCATTGGAATGGGCATATTAATTTACCACGTAATTTTTAACAAACTGCCTGAAATATAA